Proteins found in one Miscanthus floridulus cultivar M001 chromosome 4, ASM1932011v1, whole genome shotgun sequence genomic segment:
- the LOC136550550 gene encoding uncharacterized protein isoform X1, producing the protein MASAVHPPPPLALLPRPRVVDEVADDDMEDSDTESVAESCPHPRPHGAGAAATDSSSSFSSCGSSACCHEDDEAEMDDDGSSSCVEGDEYSSYQEQDEAACDEEEGRNKAGRGSGAWWEQMAVAGARGGAITALPLPLAPEAAEDPKRAAERQEEDRKFWEDCLASGCIICAISAR; encoded by the coding sequence ATGGCTTCCGCCGTGCACCCACCGCCGCCGTTAGCGCTGCTCCCGAGGCCCCGCGTCGTCGACGAAGTGGCCGACGATGACATGGAGGACAGCGACACCGAGAGCGTCGCGGAGTCGTGCCCGCACCCGCGCCCgcacggcgcgggcgcggcggccaccgactcctcctcctccttctcctcttgcgGCAGCAGCGCGTGCTGCCACGAAGACGACGAGGCGGAGATGGACGACGACGGGTCCAGCAGCTGCGTGGAGGGAGACGAGTACAGCAGCTACCAAGAACAAGACGAAGCTGCCTGcgacgaggaggaggggaggaACAAGGCGGGGAGGGGCAGCGGCGCCTGGTGGGAGCAGATGGCGGTGGCCGGGGCCCGCGGCGGCGCGATCACGGCGCTTCCTCTCCCACTGGCGCCGGAGGCCGCCGAGGACCCGAAGCGCGCGGCGGAGCGGCAGGAGGAGGACCGCAAGTTCTGGGAGGACTGCCTCGCCTCCGG
- the LOC136550550 gene encoding uncharacterized protein isoform X2, with amino-acid sequence MASAVHPPPPLALLPRPRVVDEVADDDMEDSDTESVAESCPHPRPHGAGAAATDSSSSFSSCGSSACCHEDDEAEMDDDGSSSCVEGDEYSSYQEQDEAACDEEEGRNKAGRGSGAWWEQMAVAGARGGAITALPLPLAPEAAEDPKRAAERQEEDRKFWEDCLASG; translated from the coding sequence ATGGCTTCCGCCGTGCACCCACCGCCGCCGTTAGCGCTGCTCCCGAGGCCCCGCGTCGTCGACGAAGTGGCCGACGATGACATGGAGGACAGCGACACCGAGAGCGTCGCGGAGTCGTGCCCGCACCCGCGCCCgcacggcgcgggcgcggcggccaccgactcctcctcctccttctcctcttgcgGCAGCAGCGCGTGCTGCCACGAAGACGACGAGGCGGAGATGGACGACGACGGGTCCAGCAGCTGCGTGGAGGGAGACGAGTACAGCAGCTACCAAGAACAAGACGAAGCTGCCTGcgacgaggaggaggggaggaACAAGGCGGGGAGGGGCAGCGGCGCCTGGTGGGAGCAGATGGCGGTGGCCGGGGCCCGCGGCGGCGCGATCACGGCGCTTCCTCTCCCACTGGCGCCGGAGGCCGCCGAGGACCCGAAGCGCGCGGCGGAGCGGCAGGAGGAGGACCGCAAGTTCTGGGAGGACTGCCTCGCCTCCGG